Proteins encoded by one window of Dioscorea cayenensis subsp. rotundata cultivar TDr96_F1 chromosome 6, TDr96_F1_v2_PseudoChromosome.rev07_lg8_w22 25.fasta, whole genome shotgun sequence:
- the LOC120263983 gene encoding LOW QUALITY PROTEIN: uncharacterized membrane protein At3g27390-like (The sequence of the model RefSeq protein was modified relative to this genomic sequence to represent the inferred CDS: deleted 1 base in 1 codon): MASFPSSSSSSSSSSWIKWFRENYAAPLESVQQLLSGSYVVLVFLLALFIGALKAVVVGPIAGLLLIIGNIGVIIGLFPAHVAWTVYSLIKTKLINAALKFAFLLALPVIFGLWLALSIFGSVLVGVGYGFFTPWVSTFEAFRKDTDKEKFLHSIKDGTWGTIRGSCTVVRDFADFCIHSYPLYLKELRESTGEQSHYSIRITEVPACIVVGLMGLIVDVPLYTAIAIIKSPYLLLKGWQRLLHDLISGEGPFLETACIPIAGLVILLWPLFVIGSILMAIISSIFIGLYGAVVVYQERSFKRGVAYVIAVVAEFDEYTNDWLYLREGTILPKPRYRKKKPSNSSELSVGANSVKGKGNSGPFDAPAMLVPSLAPSRSVREVIQEVKMVQIWEELMMSPEMRGKELVDANILTSEILSEWLKTKGNSHDIVGLGLSSYALLHSLVFSVNSGSTGILLSNGVELTHLNRPQDRLLDWFFHPVMVLKEQIRVIKMSSDELRFLEKLVLFTGNIPSIHDLECGSLVPQDALRSAQIQAISRRLVGMTRSISKFPTYRRRYRQVIKVLLCYSLGRECPQGMPISHSNRLNKSNRSNRSGSSVEIVPADV, translated from the exons atggcttcttttccttcttcttcttcttcttcttcttcaagttcATGGATTAAATGGTTCAGAGAGAACTATGCAGCCCCATTAGAGTCAGTTCAGCAGCTATTGAGTGGTTCTTATGTAGTCTTGGTCTTCCTTTTGGCCCTTTTCATTGGAGCTCTCAAAg cTGTTGTGGTTGGACCAATTGCTGGGTTGCTGCTCATAATTGGGAACATTGGGGTTATAATTGGATTGTTTCCTGCTCATGTTGCTTGGACTGTTTACTCTCTTATCAA GACAAAGTTAATCAATGCAGCTCTTAAATTCGCCTTTCTTCTGGCGCTGCCTGTAATT TTCGGTCTCTGGTTAGCCCTTAGCATATTTGGGAGTGTTCTCGTCGGTGTTGGATATGGTTTTTTCACTCCATGGGTGTCTACTTTTGAAGCCTTCAGAAAGGATACCGACAAGGAAAAGTTTCTTCACAGCATTAAG GATGGAACATGGGGAACCATAAGAGGTAGTTGCACAGTGGTGAGAGATTTCGCCGATTTTTGCATTCACTCATACCCGCTCTACTTGAAAGAATTACGCGAAAGCACTGGTGAACAGTCACATTATTCAATCAG GATTACTGAAGTTCCTGCATGTATCGTTGTAGGCCTTATGGGGCTAATTGTCGATGTCCCGCTTTACACAGCAATTGCAATAATTAAGAGTCCGTATTTGCTTTTGAAAGGTTGGCAGAGGTTGCTGCATGATCTTATAAGCGGAGAAGGACCATTCCTCGAAACTGCTTGTATTCCGATTGCTGGTTTAGTTATTCTCCTATGGCCCCTTTTCGTCATTGGGAGCATTTTGATGGCTATTATCTCAAGCATCTTCATTGGTCTTTATGGCGCTGTTGTTGTATATCAG GAGAGGTCTTTCAAGAGAGGAGTTGCTTATGTGATCGCTGTGGTTGCGGAGTTTGATGAGTACACTAATGATTGGCTATATCTAAGAGAAGGAACCATTCTGCCAAA GCCTCGATATAGGAAAAAGAAACCATCTAACTCATCGGAACTTTCAGTTGGAGCTAATTCTGTGAAGGGGAAGGGAAATTCTGGTCCTTTTGACGCACCAGCAATGCTTGTGCCAAGCTTAGCTCCTTCAAGATCTGTTAGAGAAGTGATACAGGAAGTAAAAATGGTGCAG ATATGGGAGGAGTTAATGATGTCACCggaaatgagaggaaaggaaCTTGTGGACGCGAACATTCTAACGTCCGAAATTTTAAGTGAGTGGTTGAAGACAAAGGGGAACAGCCACGACATTGTCGGTCTTGGGTTATCTTCTTATGCTTTACTGCACTCTCTGGTTTTCTCTGTAAACTCTGGGTCAACTGGAATTCTGCTGAGTAATGGTGTTGAACTTACTCATCTAAACCGTCCGCAAGACCGGCTTCTGGACTGGTTTTTCCATCCTGTCATGGTTTTAAAGGAGCAAATCAGAGTCATAAAAATGAGCAGCGATGAGCTAAGGTTCTTGGAGAAGCTAGTTCTCTTTACCGGTAATATTCCGAGTATCCATGACTTGGAATGTGGATCCTTAGTTCCTCAAGATGCTCTCCGATCTGCTCAAATTCAGGCCATCAGCAGAAG GTTGGTTGGAATGACTAGGAGTATATCCAAGTTTCCGACTTACAGGAGGAGATACCGACAAGTTATTAAGGTGTTATTATGTTATTCCCTTGGTAGAGAATGTCCTCAAGGGATGCCAATATCTCATTCGAACAGATTGAACAAATCAAACAGATCAAACAGATCAGGCTCTTCGGTCGAAATCGTTCCCGCAGATGTTTAA